The sequence TGGTCGTCCTCCGTCGGCGCGGCCGGAGTCGGTGAGGCGCCGGGCGACCCGACTGCGGTGACCTCGATCGCCTTGGTGTGCGAGGTGCTGGTGGCGTCGTCGGCCAGCGCGATTCCCGTGCCGGTGACGCCCAGGCCCGCGAGCGCGGCGCCGACGGTCAGGATCTTCCAGTTGGGGGTCATTGCCATCGTCTTTTTCCCTTCCATGACTTCGACGTGATCCAGCATTCCGCGGCTGCATGAGAAGGGCCGGAGAATCGGATGAGGGGACTCTCATGGTGAGGTGAGCCAGTGCTCGGCCAGATCGATGCGTTGCCGGGTGCGCTCCCGCCAACCGGCTCGCTGTGTGCGGAAAGGGCCGGTGGCCAGGCCAAGCAATGTGGACGCCACTCGCGGGCACAGGTCGTCCATGCGGAAACGGTCTCGAACGTGCCACAGGATCTCGCTTCTCCATCGGCGAGCCTGTGGGGTTCCGGTGACCGACAGATGGGCCAGCAGGTTCGCCCAGTCGTCGAGTCGATGCCCAGGGCCCGCCGTGTCGATGTCGAGCAGACCTGTCACCTGGCCGCCGCTTGTCAGGAGTTGATGTTCGTAGAAGTCACCGTGCGTCGGCACGATGGGATGCTCACCGACATCGGCGTCGGCGATCGCGTCGGCGAGAGTGGTGACGCGATGGCCTTCCTCCGGAACTGTCATGGCAAGGACGGCCCCGTAGTGGTGGGCACTCCGCCGGTGATCGGATCGGCGCGGCAGGCCCGTGAGAGCCGCAGGAAGGCGGTCGAGTACGTCCTCCAACATGGCAGGGCCTGGCAGCGGATCGCGCAGGCGCAATGCGGTGCGAGCCGAGGAGCCGGGCAGAGCGGGCATGAGCGCGAGCCCGTCGTCGGTGGTGATCAGCAAGCGAGGCACAGGCAGGCACTGCACAAGCAGATCGTGGCGGTCGCGAAGCCCCGGCAGTTGCGACGGGGTGACGACCTTCGCGAACAGCCGCTGTTCCCCCGTCGTGATCTCCAGCACCGCCCGCCGCGTCGGCCGGTACGACAGCACCCGGACGATCGGCGGATGCTCCCCGGATACGTCGGCCGACGCGAGCAGGCTTCTCAGGCGGTGCGGGTCGAGAAGCCGCGGCAGTGCGGGAAGCGCGGGGTCGTTCGGCCACCGCCACAGGCCCACCGCGATCTGCCTGGCGTCGATATCACCCTCCACCACGGCCGCACCTCGGGGCAGCAGAGAGCCTGTCGCCGCCACAAGTGTCTCCCGCACGACGGTCGCGTCAGGCATGCCCAACTCGACGGCGTATCGGACGAGCGCGGCACCGGAAGGCTGCACGGTCACCGACATGGGCCGCACCGACCGGACCTCGGCAGCCGGGAAAGGGGAGGCACCGAGCACGGCGGCGACGAGCTCCCTCGCGGACGAGCCGAGCAAAAGGTGCAGGTCAGAGGTTCGAGAAGGAGTGGGCACGCGGTCATTCGCCCCAGAGTGCACCAGGCGCGTTGGCCGACGATGAGTTCCGGATGAGAACCCTCTCACCTCGAGGCGATCACCCGAGCGCCCCCAAAGCGATGATCAACAACAGCGTGATCGCGGTGGCGAGCGCCCAGATCCCGGCGCGCTGGTTCGGGGTCAGCGCGGGTGCGTTCCGATGCATGACGGTCCCTTCGACGTACCTCGGCACCCCGATCACCGCGTTGATCACCCGAATCGTTACGGCTTGGCGAAGATCGACTGGCCGACCTGCTTCCCTGTGGCCGCCGAGAGGAGTTTGAAGATCACTTCGTCCTCGGTCAGCTTGTACTTCTCGGCCAATTGGGCGAGCGTCTTGTCGGTGTTCTCGATCATCGGGAGAAGATCGACCCGCCACTGACCCGACTCCCTCGCGAAGGTGCGCGGGGGCAGTTGAGGGCCGTCCTGGCGTGACGGCGACACGGACGCGACCGCGGTGTCGCCCTTGACGGTGATCTCCCCGAGCGAGAAGTCCTCGACGGCCGACTTGTCCACGAGGCCGCCCTTCGCGGCGAAAGTCAGCAGAGCCTTGCCGTCCATGCCCTCAGCCTTCCCTGCCCCCAACTTGTGCCGCAGCATGGCGACGTTCATGCGGTCGGTCATGCCCCGTGCCCCGATCTCCTCGGGACCTCCGGTCGCGGTCAACCCGGCGAGCTCACCGTAGTAGTCGAGCGTTCCCGCGGTGACCAGCGAGGTCACCGACTCGCCGTCCTGCTCGCGCAGTGCGGTGCGATATCGCTCGAACGTGTCACGGATGGCCTGCTCGTCAGCCGCCCTGGACTGCGAGCTACCCGCAGGCGCCGCCTCCCCACTCGGCGTGCCCGAGGAGCCGGAACAACCCGCCAACCCCAGTACGACCGCCACCAACGGCGCCACCACGGTCACCACGCCACGCTGCGAAAACATCGTGCTCCCTCGGTGTGAAAGGCCCACGGTGGGACCTTCCACACCGCGGCTTGCGCCCCAGAGGGTAATCACAACATCACAGCGGGTCATCTTGACGACGTCGGGCCGTGTAGAACAACACGGCGGCGCCAGCCGCGACCATCAGCGCGAAGGCCGTTCCTCCGACGACGAGAGCCTGGACGACCTCGTCGCGCGGAGCGGTCGGCGCGCTCTCGGGAGGTCGCTCCGTATCCGCAGGCTCGGCGATCGCGGGCTGGATCGCCCCCACCAGCAAGACCGCCAACAGAGCCAGCGCCGACGCGAACGGCGCACGCCGGACGATGCGGATCATCGCGCACTCCCCTCGGGTTTCAAGGTGATCGGTTCTCACCAATCCCAACGTTGGGCATCCGCCCGAGAGTTGCCCGAAAAGGCCGGAATCATACGCTCGGGAACACTCTTTCGACCTCCCGTGCAAGAGCGATGTCCTTGTCGGTGACTCCGCCGTGGGAATGGGTGCTCAAGCGGAGAATGACCGTGCGCCAACGGATGTCGATGTCCGGATGATGGTTTGCCGCCTCGGCCAGCTCGGCGACCCGGTTCACCACCTCGATCGCTTCCGGAAAACTCGCCAGCTCGGTCTCGCGCTCGATCGCGTCGCCGACGCGCCGCCACGCGGGCAGCTCGCGCAGGGCCTCGTCGATGCCTTGGTCACTGAGTAGCTCCGTCATGCGCTCATCGTGGTACGGGGACGGGTACGCTGCACGCTGCCACGGGAGTCCGGCGCGCCGGGCTGAGAGGTGGGCACGCGGCCCACGACCGTCCGCACCTGATTCGGATCATGCCGACGCAGGAAGGTGTACGGCAGCTTCCTGCGCGGTCACGGCGAGGAGGCTGAATGGGCCAGAGGTCGGGCCAGTGGTCAACGTCGTTGCGCGCGGCGATCGCGTTGTTCTCGGCCGGGGCGCTGACGGCCGGATGCACGGTCATCGGTGCTGAGGACGAGCCCGAGGAAGGGCCGGTGACGGTCACCCTCGTCACCCACCAGTCGTGGGCCGTCCCGCAAGAGGTGGTCGATGCCTTCGAACAGCGGGCGAACATCCGCGTCGAGATCCGCAAGGAAGGCGATGCGGGGGAGCTGACCAACAAGCTCGTGCTCACCAAGGACAACCCCATCGCCGACGTCGCGTACGGAGTCGATTCGACGTTCGCTTCCCGCGCGCTCACGGAGGGTGTGTTCCAGCCGTACACCTCACCCGAGGCGGACCGGGGCCCGCAGCGTTACGCCCTCGACCCGCAGCAGCGGCTGTCGGCCATCGATGTCGGCGATGTCTGCGTCAACATCGACACGGAGTGGTTCGCCGCCAACGACGTGCCCGAGCCGACGAGTCTCGACGCTCTGACCGAGCCGGAGTACAAGGACCTTGTCGTGGTGCCGAGCCCGGCCACGTCGTCGCCAGGGTTGGCCTTCCTGTTCGCGACCGTGTCGAAATACGGTGAGGACGGCTGGAAGGAGTACTGGGGCGACCTTGCCGACAACGGAGTGAAGGTCGTCAGCGGATGGACCGAGGCATACACCCAGGATTTCTCGGGGTCCTCGGGTGAGGGCGACCGGCCGATCGTGCTGTCGTACGCGTCCTCTCCCGCCGCCGAGATCCGGCCGGACGGCACCACCAGCACCAAGGCACTGCTCGACACCTGCTATCGGCAAGTGGAGTACGCGGGCGTGCTCGAAGGCACGAAACACCCCGACGAGGCGGGAAAGGTGATCGACTTCCTGCTCTCGCACGAGTTCCAGTCCACCGTCGCCGCGAACATGTACGTGTATCCGACCAGGGAGGGCGTCGCGCTCCCCGAGGGGTGGGCGCAGGCTGCGCCGTTGCCGCGTGAGCCCATCTCGCTGCCCGGTGAACAAGTGGAGGCCAACCGGGAGCAGTGGATCGGGGAATGGCGCTCACTGCTGGAGGGCTGAGCCCGCGGTCCGGCGTGCGGCGGGCGTCGGCGATCGGCGCGCTGGCCGCCCTGCCGGTCGCGTTCCTCGGGCTGTTCTTCGCCTGGCCCGTCGTCGCGATCATCCGCCTCGGTTTCACCGAAGGCGGAGTTGCCGAGGCGCTCGCCGACCCTTCGACGTGGCGACTCGCCGGTTTCACGGTCGCGCAGGCACTGGGCGCCACCGTGGTCGCCTTGATCGCCGGGTTCCCGCTGGCTTTCGTCCTCGCGAGAGTGCGGCTCCCCGGGATCACCGTGGTGCGCACGCTCGTGCTGGTGCCCTTCGTCCTGCCCGCTGTCGTGGTCGGGCTGGCGTTCCGCGCGCTGTGGCCGGACGGCGGCGTGCTCAGCATCATGGTCGCCAACGCCTTCTTCAACGTCGCCGTCGTGGCTCGCACCGTCGGTGGCCTCTGGGCTCACCTCGACCGGCGGGTCGAGGACGCGGCCCGATCACTCGGAGCATCCCGGTTCAGGGCGTTCCGCACCGTGACGTTGCCCGCGCTCCTCCCTGCGGTGTCGGCGTCGGCGGCCGTGGTGTTCCTGTTCTGCGCCACGAGCTTCGGTGTGGTGCTGATGTTGGGAGGCAATCGCTACCGCACCTTGGAGACCGAGATCTACCTCCGCACGGTGGATCTGCTCGATCTCCCCGGCGCGGCGGCGCTTTCACTGGTGCAACTCCTGGCCGTTGTCGCCTCGCTCGGCGTCGGCGCGGTGGCCCGCCGCCGCAACGAACACGCGGCGCAGCTTCGTTCGGCGCGGCACTCGGCTCGCAGACCGGAGGGCGGCGAGTGGGCTGTGGTGGCAGTCTCGGCGCTGGTGCTCGGTCTGTTGCTGACCCCGATCGTCGCGTTGCTTCTTCGCTCAGTGTCGGGACGGCAGGGCTGGACCCTCGACGGATACCGGGCACTGTCCGGAGCGGGGCAGGACGGCGCGTTGAACGTCACAGGATGGGATGCCGCGCTCAACTCGCTCCGCACGGCATCCGATGCCACGATGCTCGCCCTCGTGGTGGGGATAATCGCGGCGGTCACCGTCGTCGTACTGCGCCGCTCACCGAGCAGGGGCGCCAGGACCGCGGGTGAGATCACCGACGCGGCCCTGATGCTGCCCCTCGGGGTGTCGGCGGTGACCGTCGGGTTCGGCTATCTGGTGACGCTCGGTGATCTGCCGTGGGATTTGCGGACCTCGCCGCTCCTGATCCCCTTCGCGCAGGCTCTGGTGATCATTCCTATGGTCGTTCGGCTCATCCTGCCGGTGCTGCGTTCGGTGGACGAACGCCTGCGTCAGGCAGCGGCGACGCTGGGCGCGAGCCCTGTGCGCGTGTGGCGGGAAGTGGATTTCCCGCTGGTGGCGCGGTCGTTGATCGCGGCAGCGGCGTTCGGGTACGTCGTGGCGCTCGGGGAGTTCGGCGCCACCAGTTTCCTGGCTCGCCCTGACAAGCCCACGCTGCCGGTCGCTGTCGCGGACCTCATCAACCGGCCGGGCGAGCTGAACCATTTGATGGCGTACGCGGGCTGCGTGCTGCTGATGGTGGTCACGGTGATCGTGGCGGCAGTGATCGAGAGCGTGCGTGCTCCGCATGCGCGGCTGGGAGAATTCTGATGTTGACCGTCTCCGGTGTGTCCGTCCGTTACGGCGACGTGGTCGCGGTTCGTGATGCCGAACTCGAGATCGCCGATGGTGAGGTTCTCGCGTTGCTCGGGCCATCGGGGTCGGGCAAATCGACTCTGCTGCGTACGATCGCGGGTCTGGAACCTGCCGCGGGCGGCCGGGTGTGCTGGGATGGTGACGATCTCGCCGGGGTGCCTGTCCACCGCCGCAACTTCGGGCTGGTTTTCCAGGACGGTCAGCTTTTCCCGCATCGGGATGTGGCAGGCAATATCGCATTCGGTCTGCGCATGCGTGGCATGGATCGTGTGGCCAGGCAGGAGCGGGTGCGCACACTGCTCGATCTGGTCGGCCTCAGTGGATACGAGCGCCGCAAGATCACGGAACTCTCCGGAGGGGAGGCACAGCGGGTCGCACTGGCTCGGGCACTCGCTCCGCAGCCCCGGTTGCTGTTGCTCGACGAACCGCTGTCCGGACTCGACGCGGAGTTGCGCGAACAGCTCGCGATCGAGGTGACCGAACTGCTGCGACGCACCAAAACCACAACGCTTCTCGTCACGCACGACCAGGAAGAGGCGTTCACACTGGCCGACCGGATCGCGGTGCTCGACAACGGCGTGATCCGGCAGGTGGGCGATGTGCTCGACGTGTGGCGCAGGCCGGTGGACGAACGGATCGCCCGGTTTCTCGGCGTGACCACGTTCCTGCACGGACGGGCCGACCACGGTCGGTTGCGGTGCGTGTTGGGTGAGGTTTCACTCCCCTGGTGTGGCACCGGCGATGTGCTGATCGGGCTGCGGCCCAATGCTGTGCGGGCAGAGGAACTCGACCGGGCCTCCGAAGCCGCGCCACCGTCCGGTTCGCTGCGGGGCGAAGTGCTCGCTCGGGTACACCGCCGTGATCACGTTCGGCTCGTGGTGAAACCTGACGGCGATCTCTCCGAGGTGGCCGCGGTCGCGGCGATGACCAGCAGGGCGGTAGCCGGTGATCGGGTTGTCCTCACCCTGGACGCGGACGGCATTGCCACGGTGGGGCTGTGACGAGGAGACGCTCAGAGGGCCGTCACCTCGTCACAGCCGGAGTACCGCGAGCTTGCGACACAACGCTCGTATAGCCGTGCCCCTCAGCTGTCCTTGGTGAGCATTCGGGCTGTCGCGAGTGACAGCGCGATCACGATGTAGCAGCCCGCGCGGACGATGCCTTCGCCGAGCGCATCCAGTGGGATCGGGTCTCGCAGGACGTCCACCACGGATTCCCACGACGTGTTGAGCAGGAACGGATGGAGCCACGACAGCGCTTCGAGCGCGCTGAGTATGGAGAAGAGCAGCACCCCGCCGACGACCGACACCAGTACAACGATGGGATGCTCGGTGACGGTGGAGACTGCCAGCGCCACGGCTCCCACCGCCCATAGCTGCACCGCAACCCATGCCGAGGCGAGTAACACTCGCCAGACGGCACCCGGCAAGGACTCCGTCGTGCCCGAGAAGGTGAACAAGGCATCGGTGCCATTGAAAACCAGCCCGGTGACGATGCCGCTCACCGCCATGAGCACGGCCGCCGTGGACGTGAGCATCGCGACGCCGACGGCCTTGACCAACAACACCCGCCCTCGTCCGACAGGTGCCAGCAGCAAGCCACGCAGAGTTCCACTCGCCTGCTCACCCGCTATGGCGTCGGCACCCGACATCGCCGCCACGAGTGGCAACATCAAAGTGAGCGACACGACCAACGCGGCGACCGGCAACACCAGCGCGTTGCCGGCTGCCGTGGTCAGCAGCGCGACGTTCCGGCCCTCACCGTCAGGTCCACCTGTCGGCTTCTCGATGACCGCCAGTGCGATTCCCATGATCACCGGGATCGCCGCGAGGATGCCGAGAAGGACGAGATTCCGGGGCCTGCGGTAGATCAGGGAGAGTTCTGAGCGGAGCAGTCTGCCCACCGGCACGCGATCGCGTGCAACGGGTTCGGCAGTCCACAGTGGCCCCTCGACGTTCGTGGTGGACGCATCGGGCTGTGGTCGGTCGAATTCGGTCACGGTCGCTCCTCCGGATCTGCTCCCTGGGTCAGCCGGGCGAACAGGTCCTCGAGGCCGGTTCTGTCCTTGTGGACCTCGTAGACGGCAACGTCGGCGCGCACGAGTGTCGCGACCACCTCGGGCGGGGTCGTGGTCGTCACATCCACGCGCACCCCGCCTGGCGCGGGCCGAGCGACGATCCGGGCCTGCCGCAGAGCTTTCAGCGCCTTCTCGGAGTCGGGTGTGGACACGATGACGGCAGGGGTACCCGAGTCGAGCAGCTCGGCGAGTTCTCCTTGCGCGACCACGGTGCCGTGATTGAGCACGGCAACATGGGTGCACGTGGCCTCGACCTCGGCGAGCAGGTGAGACGACACCAGCACGGTGACGCCTGCGGCGTGCAGCTCGGCGATCAACGCTCGTACGTCGCGAGTTCCTGCCGGATCGAGGCCGTTCGTGGGTTCGTCGAGCACGACGAGCTTGCGGGGTGCCAGTAGCGCACCAGCCAGTCCCAGTCGCTGCTTCATACCGAGCGAGTAGCCGCGATAGCGCCGACCGGCCGCACCAGACAGACCGACCCGTTCCAGAGCTGTCTCGACGGCACGGGGAATGTCCTGCCTGGCCAGGCGTGGCTCGGCAGCGGCAAGACGCAGCAGGTTGTCGCGTCCTGAGAGGAACGAATGGAACCCGGGACCCTCCACGAGTGCTCCGACGTCCGGAAGTGCTTTCCCGGCATGCTCTGGGACGGCGTGGCCCAGCACGGTCGCGATACCTTCCGTCGGCCTGCTGAGCCCCAGCAGCATGCGGATCGTTGTGGTTTTTCCGGAACCGTTGGGGCCCAGCATTCCCAGCACCGCACCCTCGGGGATGTCGAGATCGACGTGCTCGACCGCCACCGTCCGCCCGTAGACCTTGCGAAGGCCCCGGGCGGACGCGGCGATCGCCCCTGTCGGAGGAGGGGACGCTTCCGGCCCGTCGTCGAAAGCGCCCACCCTGCCATCGAGCGTTGTCACCTACCGCTCCTGGAAAGCGCATCGCTCAGGACCTTCTCGGGCACAGCGCCCACAGCGATCCTTCCGTCGTCGGTGAGGAGGGCGGTGACAGCCCGGGTTTTGACGAGGTAGCCCTCGCCGTATTCGCCGTTCACCCTCGTGCCGATACGGGAAAGCAAGTCGTGTGTCCTGGCGTCGGCCAGCTCGCTTCTGGTGTCGGCGGTCACCCGCGCCACCATGACACTGTCCCACCCTTCACCGACGACGTGAGCGTCGTCGAAAGGCTTCTCCCCGCGATTGCGCGCTCGCGGTTCGATGTCGGCCACTTCTGCGCCCGCAGGTGGAGTGAAGCTGAACAGGTCAGGGGCCTGCCCGCCGAAATCGATCTCGGTGAAGCCCAGGGAGACCACGGGTTCCGCAGTGCCGTGGGTGAACACCGATACTCGTAGCGGCAGCCGGTTCTCGGCGTCCACGGCGATGCGAGCCTCCCGGAGCAGCGTCTTCTCGGTGGGCTTCGGGGTGAGCACGAGTTCGTAAGCGGCACGCCCCGCGACTGTTGCCGTGCCGTCCACGGACACCGTGCTGGCCTTGCCCGCGAACTCGACCAGCCGTTTGGCCATGGTGGCGGGGTCGGAGGGGACAGCTCCGTGTGGGCTTTCCATGTCCGCATGGTCAGGCAGACTCAGGCGGGTGGCGATGTTTTCCTCGGAGTCGTAGCTCCAGACCTGCGTGCCGTCGCTGACGACCGTGTACTCACCTCCGTGGAGTTCGAGCGCGAGCCGGGCGCGACCTTCGCCGTCGAAATACACCCGTCCCGACTCGGCTGTGACGGCTGACATCCCGTCGATCTTCGGCAGACCGAGCTCGTTGTCCACGGTGATCGACCCGGACAGGGCAGGGGCGTCGGACCGAAGCACCGACTCGACCAGAGCCAGCGGTTCCACGGCGGGGAGTTCGGGTGCCTCTCCCGCACCGGCCGGCACGGCCAGTACCCCGAGCCCGGCAGCTCCCAGTGCCGTGCCTGACACGGCGATGACAGCTGCTCTTCTTCTCGGATTGACGGGTTTCACGTCGTCTCCTCACATCCGGATCCAGTGTGCCCTCAGCGGCAACTCCCACACTCGCCCATCTCCGCTGAGATCGCGCTGAGAGCCGCAGCGACGCTGAGACAACACTGAGAACCCGTGCCGGAAACCACGCCGAACCGGCATCCTGTGCATGTGAGACCTCGGGTTTTGGTTGTCGATGACGAAGCTGGGATGCGCAAGGCCCTGCAACGCGGACTGACGGCCGAAGGGATGGACGTCGTCCTGGCAGCAGAAGGGCCGACGGCGTTGCGGCTGGCGCGGACCCGGTCGTTCGACGTGCTTCTGCTGGACATCATGCTTCCTGGACTGTCCGGCTACCGAGTGCTCCAACAGCTTCGCGCGGAGGGAGTCGGCACACCGGTGCTGCTCGTTTCCGCCAAGGACGGCGAGATCGACCAGGCGGACGGCCTCGACCTGGGAGCCGACGGCTACGTGGTGAAACCGTTCTCCTTCGTCGTACTGGTCGCTCAGATCAAGGCTGTGCTGCGCAGGGCGTCGAAAGGGCACCGCGGTCCTCTGCGGATCGGAGCGCTCACCATCGACAGAGCGAAGCGCGAGGTGCGCTGGCACGACCAGCCGGTGCCGCTGTCGCCGAGGGAGTTCGCCCTTCTGGACACTCTCGCGGGACGCGTGGGCACGGTGGTGCCGAAGGAGGACCTTCTGAGGGAGGTCTGGGGCGACGAGCAGGCTGCCACGCGCAACGTGGTCGAGGTCTATGTCGGGTACGTGCGGCGCAAGCTCGAGGCCGCGGGAGCGAACGCGTTCGTCAGGACGGTGCGCGGGCACGGCTACGTCGTGTCGGAGCCGGAAGCCGAACCCGTGGTCCCCGTGCGGACGTGAACAGGGCTTCTCACCGGTGGTGGGGTCGCCGTGGCCTCCGGTTCCGGATCACGTTGATCGTCACGGCCGTGGCTCTGGTGCCGCTGTTCGGGCTCGCGCTCCTCGCGGGCCGGACGCTCGGTCCGCTACTGGTGGATTCGGTTGACGGCGAGCTCGATGCCGTGCTGACAGCGGCGAACGCCGCTGTCACCGCAGGCAGGACACCGCACGAGGTACCGGGCATCGACGTGCGGGTGCTCGACACGGCAGGCGCTCCGATCGACGGGAGGAAACGGCCCCGGCTCGGCAGCGAGGACGTCGCAGACCTGAAGGCGGGGTTGCCTGTCAGCGTCGAGAGTGACGCCGGGGGAGCTGACGTTGTTCAGCCGTGGCGCTGGCTCGGTTCCGTGGTCACGGCTCCGGACGGCGCCCAGCGCCTCGTCGCGGTGGGCGCGCCGCTCGTGGGTGTCGCGGACACGGTGGAGGACGGAGCGCGCTGGTTGCTGGTCGCCGCCGGGGTCGGAGCCTTGATCGCCACGGTCGCCACGTGGGCCGGTGTGCGAGCGGCACTGCGTCCGGTGACCCGCATGCGAGGTGCCGCGCGGCACCTGCCTCAGGGCGCGCGGCTTCCATTGCCTGCTGCTGACGACGAGCTGCGCGCGCTGGCCGCCGATTTCAACGCCTTGCTCGCCCGCCAGGAGGAGGCCGTGGAGCGGCTCCGCCGGTTCACGGGAGACGCGGCGCACGAGCTGCGCTCGCCGGTGGCGACGATCCGTGTGCAGGCCGAGGTGGCGGTCACGAACCCTGATCCGGAGCTGGCTCATGAGACGCTGCGTGACATTCTCGACGAGGCGGAGCGCCTCACAGCATTGCTGGACAACCTGCTCGCACTCGCCCGCGCGGATGCCGGTGAACTACCTGGAGCGGAGCCGGTGGAGGTCACCACGATCGTCAGGGATGTCGTCGCAAGGGCGAGCCCTGGCGGGCCTCAGCTCCCTCGGGTGCGCATCAGCGCCGTGGCGAGGCAGGCCTGGGCTTCCGCCACCCATGCGGAGGTGGAACTCGTGCTGGACAACCTCCTGCGCAACGCGTGCGCCCACGCTGCGAGCGAGGTGGTGGTTTCCGTGCCTGCGTCGCGGTCGTTCGTGCGGGTGGTGGTGGACGACGACGGCCCAGGGGTTCCGGTCGAACACCGGTCGCGGGTCTTCGACAGGTTCTACCGTGTCGCCGACGACCGCGCGCGCACCTCGGGCGGTACAGGGCTCGGCCTGGCGATGGTGGCCGAGCTGGTGCGAAGGAGAGGCGGGCAGGTGGCTGTGGGGGAGTCGCCGGACGGAGGCGCGAGGTTCGAGGTGTCGTGGCGTCGCCACGCGGGGTAGGTTGTGCTGCTCGTGACCACAGACGACAAAGCCGATCGGACGGTTGCCACCGTCGTCGTCGGCGCGGCCGTGGTGCGCGACGGCCGCCTGCTCGCTCAACAGCGAGCCTTCCCGCCCGAGGCCGCAGGGCTGTGGGAGCTTCCGGGCGGCCGGGTCGAGGCGGGGGAGCCCGACGTCGAGGCCGTGCGGCGCGAATGCCTTGAGGAGCTGGGTGTCGCCGTCGTCGTGGGCGACCGGATCGGCGACGACGTCGCCCTCCCCAACGGCATGGTGTTGCGGGTCTACGCCGCGACCCTGCGGGAGCCATGGGCCGAACCACGGGCCGTGGAGCATCGGGCGCTGCGCTGGTTGACGGCCACAGGGGTGGCGGAGCTGGACTGGCTGCCCGCAGACCGACTGCTCGTACCGGCCCTGCTCGCTCTCCTGTGATCGGCTTCCGGCGCCGAATCCTGTGACGTACGCCTCGCGGTCCTACGGTGGAGGTATGTACGTCGTTCTGCTGACCTACACGGCACCGCTACCCGAGATCGACTATGCGCTTCCCGACCACGCCGAATGGCTCGCCAGGCAGTTCGAGCTGGGGCGTCTGCTCGCGTCGGGGCGCAGGGCGGATCACAGAGGGGAGGTGTTGCTGAGCCGGCCGATGTCGCTGGGCACACTCGAAGCCGCACTGGCCGGTGATCCGTTGTTGCTCCGGCATCTCGCGCATCACGAGGTGATCGAGTTCTCGGCCACGCGCACCGGCCCCGAACTGCGTGCGATCAACGAGGCACTGGCAGGCTGAACGCCCTGGGACGGTCGGCCTCCCGCACGGGGTCAGGCCGCCTTTCGCGCTGCCTTCTC comes from Saccharomonospora xinjiangensis XJ-54 and encodes:
- a CDS encoding LolA family protein, with protein sequence MKPVNPRRRAAVIAVSGTALGAAGLGVLAVPAGAGEAPELPAVEPLALVESVLRSDAPALSGSITVDNELGLPKIDGMSAVTAESGRVYFDGEGRARLALELHGGEYTVVSDGTQVWSYDSEENIATRLSLPDHADMESPHGAVPSDPATMAKRLVEFAGKASTVSVDGTATVAGRAAYELVLTPKPTEKTLLREARIAVDAENRLPLRVSVFTHGTAEPVVSLGFTEIDFGGQAPDLFSFTPPAGAEVADIEPRARNRGEKPFDDAHVVGEGWDSVMVARVTADTRSELADARTHDLLSRIGTRVNGEYGEGYLVKTRAVTALLTDDGRIAVGAVPEKVLSDALSRSGR
- a CDS encoding response regulator transcription factor, yielding MRPRVLVVDDEAGMRKALQRGLTAEGMDVVLAAEGPTALRLARTRSFDVLLLDIMLPGLSGYRVLQQLRAEGVGTPVLLVSAKDGEIDQADGLDLGADGYVVKPFSFVVLVAQIKAVLRRASKGHRGPLRIGALTIDRAKREVRWHDQPVPLSPREFALLDTLAGRVGTVVPKEDLLREVWGDEQAATRNVVEVYVGYVRRKLEAAGANAFVRTVRGHGYVVSEPEAEPVVPVRT
- a CDS encoding sensor histidine kinase, whose product is MNRASHRWWGRRGLRFRITLIVTAVALVPLFGLALLAGRTLGPLLVDSVDGELDAVLTAANAAVTAGRTPHEVPGIDVRVLDTAGAPIDGRKRPRLGSEDVADLKAGLPVSVESDAGGADVVQPWRWLGSVVTAPDGAQRLVAVGAPLVGVADTVEDGARWLLVAAGVGALIATVATWAGVRAALRPVTRMRGAARHLPQGARLPLPAADDELRALAADFNALLARQEEAVERLRRFTGDAAHELRSPVATIRVQAEVAVTNPDPELAHETLRDILDEAERLTALLDNLLALARADAGELPGAEPVEVTTIVRDVVARASPGGPQLPRVRISAVARQAWASATHAEVELVLDNLLRNACAHAASEVVVSVPASRSFVRVVVDDDGPGVPVEHRSRVFDRFYRVADDRARTSGGTGLGLAMVAELVRRRGGQVAVGESPDGGARFEVSWRRHAG
- a CDS encoding NUDIX domain-containing protein — protein: MTTDDKADRTVATVVVGAAVVRDGRLLAQQRAFPPEAAGLWELPGGRVEAGEPDVEAVRRECLEELGVAVVVGDRIGDDVALPNGMVLRVYAATLREPWAEPRAVEHRALRWLTATGVAELDWLPADRLLVPALLALL
- a CDS encoding YciI family protein, which translates into the protein MYVVLLTYTAPLPEIDYALPDHAEWLARQFELGRLLASGRRADHRGEVLLSRPMSLGTLEAALAGDPLLLRHLAHHEVIEFSATRTGPELRAINEALAG